AATATTGTTATAAATGTACTGGAATCCATCCTGATTAATTATTGTCAGTGGGCTGATGCAAACACTTTTCATTAAGTCATCCCATCTTTTTTCTTTATTATTTACCATCAATGGCATAAAATATATTGAGTTTACATCATGAACTCCAAGTGAACTGAAAATATCGTTTACATCGTCATATGTGGAGGTGGTGTCAATTGATCCCACAGGAATATTATTGAGTGCAGCAGAATCGGGGAAAGCATTAAAACATTTAGATTGATCAATAAATAAAGGATTTAGTGTATCGTAAAAGGAAAATTGTCCCCACTGACGGTACAAATTACCAAACTTTTTGAGACTATCCGGAAAAAGATAATAAAACCCGGAAGGATAACTTAGGTTTGTATCTAAAGCGGTTACATTTGCTGAAACCACTTTTTCCCCTATATTAATATTTGTAGTAAAAAAATCAAAGCATATAGTATCACCTGAATTTAGGTTAAGGTTTATTATAGGTGGGTTTTGAATGATTCCGTTAATAAGAGTTAGATTTTTCTTGCACAATAATTTTCTTTTTGATTTAGCCGTAACTACAACCTGTCCGTTTACACTATTATTGTTGGTAAAAGTAATATTTGGTGAAAATGAAAAAGTATCAGCAGTAAAATAATGTGGTGTAGATATTACTGCGGCTCTTGGAAAAGCTGACATCTGTAAAGAAGGATAATATGGCTCAACGGATAAATAAGCATTAGACGTATCTAATGCAGGAAAACTGTCAGCCTGATAGTATTGAACTTTTGCTTGAAAATCAATATCCGTCCAGTTTACATTTGTATTGCTATTCAGCTTGAACAAAACGGAATCGTTTTCATTTACAGAAAGGTCATAATTAAAATTATGATTAAATGATTGATTATCGGGGAAAATAGTGTCAGTTAAAAGACTTTGATTATGTTTAATTATAAACGTAAGTGTATCGCTTTGAGCCGGACTTGAAATATGACCATTAAGAATAATGTGCCCCTTTAATGGTGCCATAAAATATTGCTGGTCGCTCAATAGTGCGTCTTTGGAGTAATTGTATCTATTAACCGTATTTTCATCAGCATCATACTGTACAGTTGACGGTTGACATGACTTAACTATATAAACTGAAGGTACCCATGCTATTTCATCGCTTCCTATAGGGTTGGTTGAATGCATATGAAAAAAAACAGGAGTGCCAGCGCTAACCGAAATAGGACAAATACTATCGAAATGGATAATCGTATCATTTGGTTCGATAGAATCTGTTAATATAATACTGTTTCCTACCTGAATATTATAAATTATGCGCTTATTACTATTTGAGGGATTAATTCTTTTTATATAGCTTTTAATGAGCACATCAGTTGTTGTAGGTGCAATCCAGAACTTAACAGGGTCACGACGGAAACTAAACGTACTTTCACTTTCTTGTGAATAAAACGAACTGTCAATAGTCCCGGTATAAGTAGTAAAGTAACAGGAATCATCGGGAGATTTTATAATGCCATTATCATCAACAACACTAAATGTACCGTTTACATTATTGTAAATACTGCCCTGTTTAATAAAATCAACAAATCCATCACCGTTAATATCAACAAAATACCTGTCGCTGGTTTGCTTATTCCATGATTTACTCAAACTTAAAGAGCCATGTAATGCACCTAAAAAATTCCATTGTGCTTCTAATCCTAACCCCCATGTAATATTGGAACTTCGACTCAATTTAGATAAGCCGGATATTGTACTTGATGAACTATTAAAATACAATTCATTACTACCGTTTAAATATCCAGGGTAAAGCTTGTAATCACTGTTATGTTTTACCACTTTATCTAAAAGTCCATCCCCGTTTATATCTAATAACTGGACTTTTTCAGTAAGCGGTGAATACGAAAAATTAATATTGGCTCCCACGCTGTTTTTTTTGGAAAATATTTCCTTGCCAAACCCCAGACATATTGAACCACCTGCACCTAATGTTAAACTTTTACTTCGTCCGATAGTCTGATGGTTGGGATCTGTAAATAAACCGAATGCTTTTTCATCGCTTTCTGCCTCAGCAAAAATAGTGGTTGGACTTGTCTGAAAGTCCAATCCTTCATCTTCATAGTACTGAAAAATATGTGTTTGGGTACCGTGTATGTAATCGGTTTGCAATTGATCACAGTCTTTTTCGCGAATCGACTCTACAGTGCTTGAATCTGTATAATCAACAATGGCACACAACAATTTTTTATTATATGCACCGGTTTTATATTTGAAAAAATAACCTTTGATAAATTCGTTTTTGCATTTGATAAGAACTTGTTCTATAGGTGCGTTTTCATTTTCAAGAAAGCCAGATCTTGCTGAAGTTCTTATATCAGCTGATAAATCACCGTGTAAAAACTCCACCGAATAAATACCCTTAATTGAGTCATGACCTGTGTAATATATTTTATCAGGGTTTAAGTTGCAATTTGATGCATATTCATAATTGATATTATTACCATATAAGTCCCTGACTTCTGCCAAATGCCATTTTGAAATACAATTGTAGCTGTATATATATGTAGTACCATTTTTATCAACCACTTCCCACCAATAATTTGTAGGATTTGTGCCATGTCGGATAATACGTGAAAAAGCTCCTTCAACCCTGTATGCATAATAAGTTACATCTGACGTATTTCTATTTCTGAATGCAGTCGTATGAACTAAAGGGAGTCTGTTAGTATCTCCACCTTCAATCTGCAGTTCAACTAATTGTTCTCCGTTAAGCAAGTATTCTTCTGTTTCTTTTGTATTGTCGTAGCTTGGCACTCCCCAGCGTGTTTCAACCGATATGTTGGTAAATGGAATATCCCATCCGTTTCCTGGAATACCTGTATTTTTTTCGCTGTTGTATACAACTGAAAGTTGTGGTTGTAAGCCCTGTCTTCCGGCAGGTATGTTTATCTGGTAAGATAAATTAGCCGTTCCCATATTATTCGCTTTTGGTGGTGCTATAATATTCACATGAGCTACCGGGTCTGCATACGCCATATTTTTCATGGTAGTTGGAGTATAGCCTGATGTTTGAGGCAAATCCGGAGTTTTCAATACTGCATTGATAAAATCATCAAATTGGTATGCTTTTGAAATAATCTGTTTCTTGTCTTTATCTATCCCTACGTATTCAATCATTTCCCAGCTTCTTTTGCTTTTGTTATAATGAAATGTCCTGATATCTTCAGTGGTATAGTTTCGGGGTAATAACAAACTATCATAAGACAAATGAACATCAACCGAGGTTTCGAATTTTGTTTCGTGAGGTAAACAGCGATACCCCTTGTATTCGGCTGTAACATTTACCATGCCGGCACCCATTTGGGGCATATCTTCATTCCTTAACCCAATAATGGAGATTTCTTTTTTATTTTTAACGGCATTTTCCTCAGTGATAATGGAAATTCCTTTAAAATTCACATAGTTATTTTTTTTAGGGAAAACGGAAGTCTTATAAAATGGTACAACCCAGGTATTGTTAGATAAATAATGGTATTTTTTATCCTCATTGTAAACAATGGTTGTGGAGCACGTCTTTCCATCATTAAAGAACACTGTCAGTTCTACAGTAGGATTATTTGTATCTGCTAAAGTTACAATGTCTTCAAAATGAGAGTCAAAAACAGAAACGGTTTTTCCATTGGCTAGAAGAGTATAAGAAGTAGTATCACCCGAAAAAACAAATCCATTGATATAGGCGTATTGTCCATAATGAGCCGGATTGGAGGGTAAATTAATAACAATTTCTCTTTTCTTGGATAAAGGTTCTGCAAAACGAATACTGACATTTTTGATTTTATATTGAAATCTGGTATCTTCAGGGGTATGAAAACGAATAATATTGGTTCCTTTCTGCAAATCAGAAACATCTATTTTTTCAACCTGATGCGACCATTCATTTCTAAACCGGATAATTTTCCCACCTTGGGAAATCAGGTCGTTAATGCTCCTGTTGACACAGGTAAAATCTTCAAGTCCGAATAAATCATATTCAAGATAAGCCTGTTGTTGTGATGGTACACGGTCGTTGATAATAAATACAGCTTCATTGTTCGATGGGAAAGATTCATTATCTGTTTCTCCGGTAAGTCTTCCTATAATTAAAACCCCATTATCTGCAGGTAGAATAATATCATTGTTATTCCGAACGTACTCGGCAAATTCTGACTTTTGTAATGGTTCTTCTTTTGAGAAAGAATTTAAAAATGGACTGCAATCATTACTATTTTCAGGAAATTCTTCTTTACTATAACAAGCTTTAGAATAATGTGAGCTCCTGTTATTATTTATGGGGAGGTTAAATTGTGCTGCAAAAAACACAATTAATATCGAAGCGAAAAATATATTAGCTTTCATAATTTTAATCTTTAGAAATTACTTTACTACTAATTTTATATTTTGTTTTTTCTCTTTACTTTCTATATTCAGAATATAAGTTCCTGCTTCATGTAACTGAAAATTTTCTATATAGCATTGATTGCCACAAAGCTTTTTTTGGTATGCGATTCGTCCGGATTCATCCAAAACAAAGAGAAAAACATCTCCAGGCTCTTTCAGTTGTATCTGTGTTATAAATAATCCGTTTGACGGATTTGGAAAAACATGAATAAAGGAGATGTTACCATTATTAGAGTCTTTGTTACTGTTATTATCGTAATTATTCAAACTGTCTGTGTACGCCGTATTGTTAGCCATTTTTTCTGCATTATGTTGAATTGAAGCCGCTTGAAATGTAAAAGCATCGCTTCCGGAACTGTCCGTATCCCAATAAATATTGTGAAAATATAAATTTCCAATACTGTCAGTACTATCAGCCGGAATAACAAGACAACTATCGGCAGGAAAATTAAAATTTGTGGTCGGGCTGATTATAAGATTGACCCGGATAAGGGTGTCACGTGCCAGAGTCGGAGCCGACAGCATTATTAAAGTTTTAATCTGATCGACTGTATTACCCGTTCTTTTTATTAACCACTGACGCTCACTGAGGTCTGTTAAATAAGCAGAATTGGACAAATCGGTTATTGAGGTATCTTTGGGAAAACTAAGAAAGTTTCTTCCGTTGTCACCCCATATTAAGAAATCACCTTCGTTTATGGTATGAGTATTTTCTTTGTTCCAGTTACCAAATGAAATACCTGAGGATATTTTAAGGAGGGATTCTCCTCCGTTTCCGGCAGATTGTTTTTGATTGATTTGTAACCGGCTGTCTTTGCCAATGCCAGCTATGTCGTTAGAAAATTCTCTGTCTTTTTGAACATCCCATAAAATCACATTGTCGGAACGTTTGTAATTTATTTCGTTTAGAGTTATTCCATATTTGACGGCAAGGTAGGTGAATATATTGGTCAGTTCTTTAGCTGAAAGTTCACGGTTATAGAATATTATTTCGGCTATCTCACCCTTGAAAGAAAGTATGGAATCTCCTCCGCAAACAAGTAAGTGATTTGGTGAAACATCTGCTTTTAGATGCATCCAGTTTTGTGTGAAAAAGTTTATTTTCGGGGAACTTTCGCTACCGTAGCTATATAAACTTTTATTATATAAATCTCTTAAAAAATGGGAGTTCATTTCAATAAAATTAGTAGAATCGAATTTTACAGACCAAATGCTGTAGCCGTTTTGGGAGGTGTCAATTCTATAAACGGCAAACATACAAATAGCACCTTTTAATTTAGGACGATAAGATATTTCAAAAGGAGCAACTGTTTCCATTTTAATTGACGGCTGGTAATTTATTTTACTCCAATCAATCGGTGAAGAGGAAAGATTTATATTGTTACTATGACTACTCAAATCCGGCCAAATCTTTTGTTCTGAATTAATGGAATCTGCTTTCAGCCATAAATAAGGAGTCGGAATTAAAGAAATCTTATGCTGTTGGGCATGTATAGTAGTGCTTGCTACACTAAATAACAATGTGCATGCAAGAATATTTTTTATGCCAGATAACTTTTTTAAAAAGTCTAATGTTATTGTTATCATACTTAAAAATTTATTTTGTTAAATATTTTACCAAATGAAATATTTCTTTTTAATGGAGCGAAATGTATTTTAAAAAGAATTTAAAAACAATAGCATTTCTGTGCTGTTTTATTAACGGTCGAGTTATTTTACGAACGGTCATGAAATAATTGTTATGTTGCTTAATTTTAGTGCAATAAAAATTTCTTTGTATTTTCGACGGGAGATTAAAGCATATTCCTGATAATTCCTAAGCTCTACCTTATCTTCATGAATTCTTTGAATAAATTTTGTGTTTACCAAATATGATTTATGGGAACGAAAAAATTGCTTTAAACAGCATTTTTTTTCTATCTGGCTCAAATTTTTTGCAACAATAAATTGTTTTTCTGAGGTTACAATTTTTGTATATGATCCTTTTGCGACACAAAATATTATTTCAGAAGGTTGAACTATTTCTACTCCATTTTTTGTTTTAAAACCGATAGCTTCAGTTTTCATAATATATTGGCTTTTATATAATCAGATTTAACAATTTTTCTAGTTTGAAACAAAATGCAATTGGCACTTGTTTCACCAAGCGGACAGGAAAATAAAAGTACCATTAACTGCTTTTCATTTATAGAAAGAGAAATTGAGTTTGATAGGCTAGTTTCCATTGTTTATGTTCATTAATGTGAAACTCTATTCATGTAATATTTTATCTAAGGCAGCATATACATCACTTGGCTTAAATGGTTTTTGTATAAATTCGATATTATGCTGAATCGGATTTTCTTTATAAGTTATATTTTCATTACAACTTTGTATAATTATTGGAATCTCCTTATTGACTAGTCGGATATGCTCAATAGCTTCATAACCTCCCATAATTGGCATGTTTAAATCCATAAAGACAATATCAACATTGGGGTTAGATTTAATGAAATCTACTGCATTTAATCCATTATTTGCCATATGAATATTTGCTCCTGTTTTTTCAAGTATAGCCTTTAGATATCTATAACAACCATAATCATCATCAGCAATAAGTACCTGTTTGTCTTTCAAGTGATTTATTTCCATTGTGTTGATGCGTAAATAATGAATTTATCATTTTCCATTACTCTGAATTGTAACAGAAAATAATTCCAATTAATGATTAAAATTTAGCCTATAGTCGAACGAGATTCAATTAGTAACCATCTATTTTGAAAATAATTTTAAATTATTTTCAAAAGCGCATATTCTCAAGCGTTTAAAAATTCAAGAATATGGCACAATAAACAATTTTCATTTGAAATGACAAATAAATAGTTACCTGAAATGAAGAGATAATGAGAAAAAAGTATTTTAATTAAAATACCAAAACAACTAATAGTAAATAAAAGAAAAAATCACTTTAAGGCATTCTTTATAAAATCACCTAGATTCATTTCGAGGGCATCGGTAACTTTACTTAACCAATATAGTGTTGGGCTAAGTACCCCACGTTCAATTCTTGAAATATTTTGAAAATCATTACCTATAATACTTGCTAATTCAGCTTGAGTAAGCTTTTTTTGAAGCCTCTTTTTCTTAAGATATTGACCTATTTTCTTATTAAATTCTGATTTTTCCATAATTAAAACACTAATCAAGGGAAAATCTTTATCAAATTACTAATCATATTTGATTACTAATCATTTTTGATTATATTTGCTTTAAAATTGTTTAACTGAAATTTAGTTTTTTATAGAAATTTCTAATGTCTGAAATGTAATATAAGAAAGGGAATCTTATTGAAAATTTACATAAAACAAATAATAGTATTAACCTTTAATTACAAATATTATGAGAAGTATAATTAAAATTTTCGGCATTGTATTGTCATCAATACTAATTGTAACAGGGTGCAACAACTCTGATTCTAACTCTAAAATTTATACAGAAAACAAATCTGCTTTAGAAGTAGGACAGAAACTTTTAAAAGGAGCAATAAATATTAAGCAGAAAGATTTTACACAGAAAGATACTTTAACTTCTAAATAAAACTCATATGAAAAACACATTGCAATTTATTTTAATCTTTGTTGCATTTGGAATTTTTATTTCATCATGCACAACTGAAAAAAGATTATACATGCCGGGATTCCATGTTGAATGGAAAAAGTCTCAAATCTCTAAAGACAAAATAAATCTAACTAATAATGTAAACTCTTCCATAAAGAACGAGGCAATTGAAGTTAATAATTTGTATTCACAAGTTCAGAATTACGACTCTACATTATTAGCTGACAATAACAATAGTAACATCATTGTTTCAATTGATAAATCAACCTCTAATACAACTTTCGATAATATTACCAACAAATCATTAAAAGCAATTGAAGAAAAACAAGTCCTTCAAAAAAAGAAAGTAAATACAAAAAATAAAAATACTACAGAAAGAAAAAACATAACAATTGATGATAGAACCATTGGTCTTTTTGCTGTTTTAGGTTTTCTTCTGGCTCTTTTGGGAATAGGACTTT
This genomic window from Bacteroidia bacterium contains:
- a CDS encoding T9SS type A sorting domain-containing protein; this translates as MITITLDFLKKLSGIKNILACTLLFSVASTTIHAQQHKISLIPTPYLWLKADSINSEQKIWPDLSSHSNNINLSSSPIDWSKINYQPSIKMETVAPFEISYRPKLKGAICMFAVYRIDTSQNGYSIWSVKFDSTNFIEMNSHFLRDLYNKSLYSYGSESSPKINFFTQNWMHLKADVSPNHLLVCGGDSILSFKGEIAEIIFYNRELSAKELTNIFTYLAVKYGITLNEINYKRSDNVILWDVQKDREFSNDIAGIGKDSRLQINQKQSAGNGGESLLKISSGISFGNWNKENTHTINEGDFLIWGDNGRNFLSFPKDTSITDLSNSAYLTDLSERQWLIKRTGNTVDQIKTLIMLSAPTLARDTLIRVNLIISPTTNFNFPADSCLVIPADSTDSIGNLYFHNIYWDTDSSGSDAFTFQAASIQHNAEKMANNTAYTDSLNNYDNNSNKDSNNGNISFIHVFPNPSNGLFITQIQLKEPGDVFLFVLDESGRIAYQKKLCGNQCYIENFQLHEAGTYILNIESKEKKQNIKLVVK
- a CDS encoding LytTR family transcriptional regulator, with the translated sequence MKTEAIGFKTKNGVEIVQPSEIIFCVAKGSYTKIVTSEKQFIVAKNLSQIEKKCCLKQFFRSHKSYLVNTKFIQRIHEDKVELRNYQEYALISRRKYKEIFIALKLSNITIIS
- a CDS encoding response regulator, which codes for MEINHLKDKQVLIADDDYGCYRYLKAILEKTGANIHMANNGLNAVDFIKSNPNVDIVFMDLNMPIMGGYEAIEHIRLVNKEIPIIIQSCNENITYKENPIQHNIEFIQKPFKPSDVYAALDKILHE
- a CDS encoding helix-turn-helix transcriptional regulator, with product MEKSEFNKKIGQYLKKKRLQKKLTQAELASIIGNDFQNISRIERGVLSPTLYWLSKVTDALEMNLGDFIKNALK
- a CDS encoding DUF4190 domain-containing protein, with the translated sequence MKNTLQFILIFVAFGIFISSCTTEKRLYMPGFHVEWKKSQISKDKINLTNNVNSSIKNEAIEVNNLYSQVQNYDSTLLADNNNSNIIVSIDKSTSNTTFDNITNKSLKAIEEKQVLQKKKVNTKNKNTTERKNITIDDRTIGLFAVLGFLLALLGIGLLLLQVTPVVSIILSATAVILSLIAKHQMSLSHTEIKGKGFAIFGIILGWIGLGAAFFYLLILSL